Proteins from one Lachnospiraceae bacterium KGMB03038 genomic window:
- a CDS encoding Asp23/Gls24 family envelope stress response protein: protein MGKEERNAYTIKNDENLGEVKIADEVVAIIAGLAAMEVEGVASMAGNATRELIGKLGMKSLSKGVKVDVLEGIVTVSLALNLKYGYQIKEITSQVQEKVKAAIENMTGLEVADVNIRVAGVDVPEEA, encoded by the coding sequence ATGGGAAAAGAAGAGAGAAACGCGTATACCATAAAGAACGACGAGAATCTTGGAGAGGTTAAGATCGCGGACGAGGTCGTGGCTATCATTGCGGGACTTGCGGCAATGGAAGTAGAAGGGGTGGCTTCTATGGCGGGGAACGCCACCAGAGAGCTGATCGGCAAGCTGGGGATGAAATCTTTATCGAAAGGCGTTAAGGTAGACGTACTGGAAGGAATCGTGACAGTGTCCCTTGCCTTGAACCTGAAATACGGATACCAGATCAAAGAGATCACTTCTCAGGTACAGGAGAAGGTAAAGGCGGCCATCGAGAACATGACGGGCCTTGAGGTGGCGGATGTGAATATCCGCGTTGCCGGAGTTGACGTGCCGGAGGAAGCATAA
- the nusB gene encoding transcription antitermination factor NusB, translating to MKRTEQREHIFKMIFGLEFNEETEMSEQMKLYFEQLEDAKEKDLEYIQTKAGKIAEKTEEIDALINSHTKGWKTSRMNKVDLTILRLAVYEMKWDEDVPVGVAIDEAVELAKKYSGPDGPSFINGVLARLAD from the coding sequence GTGAAGAGGACAGAGCAAAGAGAACATATCTTTAAAATGATATTCGGACTGGAATTCAATGAAGAGACAGAGATGTCCGAACAGATGAAGCTTTATTTTGAGCAGCTTGAAGATGCCAAAGAAAAGGATTTGGAATACATTCAGACAAAGGCTGGAAAGATCGCCGAGAAGACAGAAGAGATCGATGCTTTGATCAATTCCCATACAAAAGGATGGAAGACCAGCCGCATGAACAAGGTGGATCTTACGATCTTAAGACTGGCGGTCTATGAGATGAAATGGGATGAAGATGTGCCGGTAGGAGTGGCCATCGATGAAGCTGTAGAATTGGCGAAAAAGTATAGTGGTCCTGACGGGCCTTCGTTTATCAACGGAGTGCTGGCGCGTCTGGCAGATTAA